The DNA window TGAAAAAGCAGCTTTTGTGTTTAAGGTGCAAGTGCAATTGATCAGCGTTCGATAATGACTTTCTCCACGTCCAGCCTTCTTTTAGGCGTAAGGCTCGGATGGTTGATGTCATTTTCATCCCGTTTTCCCAGGGTAACGGCAAACAGGGTTTCATACCCTGTATTATTGAGTATTGCATCATACTGATCAGCCTCGATGCCCTCCATGGGAGTAGAATCGATTTCCATGGCGGCGCAGGCAGATAAAAGAACGCCTAATGAAAGGTATACCTGGTGCTCCATCCACGCTCTGATGCCTGCGGCACCTTTGGGCTGCACAAAATTCCTGTAGTAATTTACAGAACCTTCCGGAAGGGTT is part of the Chryseobacterium camelliae genome and encodes:
- a CDS encoding nitroreductase family protein; the protein is MNFLEQMKSRYTVKKYDPKGKLSGETIRQLKDILHLSPSSINSQPWNFVFVNDEETKKKLAEASYFNKEKILNSSQLIVFQVIKTPEDFEKQIEETLPEGSVNYYRNFVQPKGAAGIRAWMEHQVYLSLGVLLSACAAMEIDSTPMEGIEADQYDAILNNTGYETLFAVTLGKRDENDINHPSLTPKRRLDVEKVIIER